One window of Perca flavescens isolate YP-PL-M2 chromosome 15, PFLA_1.0, whole genome shotgun sequence genomic DNA carries:
- the ddx5 gene encoding putative ATP-dependent RNA helicase DDX5 isoform X1 codes for MPGYSDRDRGRDRDRDRGYGGGPPRFGGNRGGGGGGGGKFGNPGERLRKKQWNLDELPKFEKNFYQEHPDVTRRSPQEVEMYRRTKTITVKGRSCPNPIAKFHEASFPSYVMDVINKQNWTEPTPIQAQGWPLALSGQDMVGIAQTGSGKTLSYLLPAIVHINHQPFLERGDGPICLVLAPTRELAQQVQQVAAEYGRASRLKTTCIYGGAPKGPQIRDLERGVEICIATPGRLIDFLEAGKTNLRRCTYLVLDEADRMLDMGFEPQIRKIVDQIRPDRQTLMWSATWPKEVRQLAEDFLKEYVQINIGALQLSANHNILQIVDVCNDAEKENKLIRLLEEIMSEKENKTIIFVETKRRCDDLTRRMRRDGWPGMGIHGDKSQQERDWVLNEFKYGKAPILIATDVASRGLDVEDVKFVINFDYPNNSEDYIHRIGRTARSQKTGTAYTFFTPNNMRQASDLIAVLREANQAINPKLLQMAEDRGGRSRGGRGGDYRDDRRDRYSGRRDFGSFRDRDNGRGFDNGPSKTYGTNSQNGGYGGNNSSGNGLSGASYNGNGQSNFNNQPGAFGGQNFQAQQFALAKGGAPSGAGHPPFPFPQAQAPQHHPPPLVPYPMPPQFSQ; via the exons ATGCCTGGATATTCCGACAGAGACCGCggcagagacagagatagagacagagg ATATGGCGGCGGTCCTCCTCGCTTTGGTGGTAACCGTGGTGGCGgcggaggtggaggaggaaagTTCGGCAATCCAGGTGAGAGGCTGCGGAAGAAACAATGGAACCTGGATGAGCTTCCAAAGTTTGAGAAGAACTTCTACCAAGAGCATCCCGATGTCACCCGCAGGTCTCCG CAAGAAGTTGAAATGTACAGAAGAACTAAAACCATTACAGTTAAAGGGAGAAGCTGCCCAAATCCTATTGCCAAGTTCCATGAGGCCAGCTTCCCAT CTTATGTGATGGATGTGATCAACAAACAGAACTGGACTGAACCAACACCCATCCAGGCTCAAGGCTGGCCTCTGGCTCTCAGTGGCCAGGATATGGTCGGCATTGCACAGACTGGCTCTGGCAAGACGCTTTCC TATTTGTTGCCTGCAATTGTGCACATCAACCACCAGCCTTTCCTGGAGCGTGGAGATGGTCCTATA TGCTTGGTGCTAGCCCCGACACGTGAGCTGGCACAGCAGGTGCAACAGGTGGCTGCAGAATATGGCAGAGCGTCTCGCCTGAAGACCACCTGTATATACGGAGGAGCCCCCAAGGGACCCCAGATCCGTGACCTGGAAAGAG GTGTCGAGATCTGCATTGCCACTCCAGGAAGGCTCATTGACTTCCTTGAGGCTGGAAAGACAAACCTCCGTCGGTGCACTTATCTTGTCCTGGATGAGGCTGACAGAATGCTGGACATGGGCTTTGAGCCACAGATCCGAAAAATTGTTGACCAAATCAGG CCTGACCGTCAGACTCTGATGTGGAGTGCCACTTGGCCCAAAGAGGTTCGCCAGCTGGCTGAGGACTTCCTGAAGGAGTACGTCCAGATCAATATTGGTGCCCTCCAGCTCAGTGCCAACCACAACATCCTGCAAATCGTGGATGTCTGCAACGATGCAGAGAAGGAGAACAA aCTTATCCGTCTGCTTGAAGAAATCATGAGTGAGAAGGAGAATAAGACAATCATCTTTGTAGAGACAAAGAGGCGCTGTGATGATCTCACCAGGAGGATGAGAAGGGATGG GTGGCCAGGTATGGGAATCCATGGAGATAAAAGCCAGCAGGAAAGAGACTGGGTTCTCAATG agtTCAAATATGGAAAGGCTCCAATTCTCATTGCAACCGATGTTGCTTCCAGAGGTCTAG ATGTGGAAGATGTGAAATTTGTCATCAACTTTGACTACCCCAACAACTCTGAGGACTATATCCACCGCATTGGCAGAACAGCTCGTAGCCAAAAGACAGGCACAGCTTACACCTTCTTCACTCCCAACAACATGAGGCAGGCCAGTGACCTCATCGCTGTGCTCCGCGAGGCCAACCAGGCGATCAACCCCAAGCTCCTCCAAATGGCGGAAGACAGAGGAG GGCGTTCAAGGGGAGGCAGAGGTGGTGACTACAGGGATGACCGTCGGGATAGGTATTCTGGAAGGCGTGATTTTGGCAGTTTTAGGGACCGGGATAATGGTAGAGGGTTTGACAACGGACCAAGTAAAACGTATGGCACAAATTCACAGAATGGAGGCTATGGGGGCAATAACAGCAGTGGCAATGGCTTGAGTGGAGCCAGCTACAATGGTAACGGACAGTCCAACTTTAACAACCAACCTGGAGCCTTCGGAGGCCAGAACTTCCAGGCCCAACAGTTTGCTCTCGCTAAGGGTGGCGCGCCGAGTGGCGCCGGTCACCCCCCATTCCCTTTCCCCCAGGCACAGGCTCCGCAGCACCATCCTCCACCGCTGGTGCCATACCCCATGCCTCCTCAGTTCTCTCAGTAA
- the ddx5 gene encoding putative ATP-dependent RNA helicase DDX5 isoform X2 — protein MPGYSDRDRGRDRDRDRGYGGGPPRFGGNRGGGGGGGGKFGNPGERLRKKQWNLDELPKFEKNFYQEHPDVTRRSPQEVEMYRRTKTITVKGRSCPNPIAKFHEASFPSYVMDVINKQNWTEPTPIQAQGWPLALSGQDMVGIAQTGSGKTLSYLLPAIVHINHQPFLERGDGPICLVLAPTRELAQQVQQVAAEYGRASRLKTTCIYGGAPKGPQIRDLERGVEICIATPGRLIDFLEAGKTNLRRCTYLVLDEADRMLDMGFEPQIRKIVDQIRPDRQTLMWSATWPKEVRQLAEDFLKEYVQINIGALQLSANHNILQIVDVCNDAEKENKLIRLLEEIMSEKENKTIIFVETKRRCDDLTRRMRRDGWPGMGIHGDKSQQERDWVLNEFKYGKAPILIATDVASRGLDVEDVKFVINFDYPNNSEDYIHRIGRTARSQKTGTAYTFFTPNNMRQASDLIAVLREANQAINPKLLQMAEDRGGKSNWAFKGRQRW, from the exons ATGCCTGGATATTCCGACAGAGACCGCggcagagacagagatagagacagagg ATATGGCGGCGGTCCTCCTCGCTTTGGTGGTAACCGTGGTGGCGgcggaggtggaggaggaaagTTCGGCAATCCAGGTGAGAGGCTGCGGAAGAAACAATGGAACCTGGATGAGCTTCCAAAGTTTGAGAAGAACTTCTACCAAGAGCATCCCGATGTCACCCGCAGGTCTCCG CAAGAAGTTGAAATGTACAGAAGAACTAAAACCATTACAGTTAAAGGGAGAAGCTGCCCAAATCCTATTGCCAAGTTCCATGAGGCCAGCTTCCCAT CTTATGTGATGGATGTGATCAACAAACAGAACTGGACTGAACCAACACCCATCCAGGCTCAAGGCTGGCCTCTGGCTCTCAGTGGCCAGGATATGGTCGGCATTGCACAGACTGGCTCTGGCAAGACGCTTTCC TATTTGTTGCCTGCAATTGTGCACATCAACCACCAGCCTTTCCTGGAGCGTGGAGATGGTCCTATA TGCTTGGTGCTAGCCCCGACACGTGAGCTGGCACAGCAGGTGCAACAGGTGGCTGCAGAATATGGCAGAGCGTCTCGCCTGAAGACCACCTGTATATACGGAGGAGCCCCCAAGGGACCCCAGATCCGTGACCTGGAAAGAG GTGTCGAGATCTGCATTGCCACTCCAGGAAGGCTCATTGACTTCCTTGAGGCTGGAAAGACAAACCTCCGTCGGTGCACTTATCTTGTCCTGGATGAGGCTGACAGAATGCTGGACATGGGCTTTGAGCCACAGATCCGAAAAATTGTTGACCAAATCAGG CCTGACCGTCAGACTCTGATGTGGAGTGCCACTTGGCCCAAAGAGGTTCGCCAGCTGGCTGAGGACTTCCTGAAGGAGTACGTCCAGATCAATATTGGTGCCCTCCAGCTCAGTGCCAACCACAACATCCTGCAAATCGTGGATGTCTGCAACGATGCAGAGAAGGAGAACAA aCTTATCCGTCTGCTTGAAGAAATCATGAGTGAGAAGGAGAATAAGACAATCATCTTTGTAGAGACAAAGAGGCGCTGTGATGATCTCACCAGGAGGATGAGAAGGGATGG GTGGCCAGGTATGGGAATCCATGGAGATAAAAGCCAGCAGGAAAGAGACTGGGTTCTCAATG agtTCAAATATGGAAAGGCTCCAATTCTCATTGCAACCGATGTTGCTTCCAGAGGTCTAG ATGTGGAAGATGTGAAATTTGTCATCAACTTTGACTACCCCAACAACTCTGAGGACTATATCCACCGCATTGGCAGAACAGCTCGTAGCCAAAAGACAGGCACAGCTTACACCTTCTTCACTCCCAACAACATGAGGCAGGCCAGTGACCTCATCGCTGTGCTCCGCGAGGCCAACCAGGCGATCAACCCCAAGCTCCTCCAAATGGCGGAAGACAGAGGAGGTAAATCCAATTG GGCGTTCAAGGGGAGGCAGAGGTGGTGA